Proteins found in one Ciconia boyciana unplaced genomic scaffold, ASM3463844v1 HiC_scaffold_68, whole genome shotgun sequence genomic segment:
- the LOC140645976 gene encoding feather keratin 1-like, translating to MACYDLCRPCGPTPLANSCNEPCVTQCQDSRVVIQPPAVLVTLPGPILSSFPQSTAVGSSSSAAVGNVLSSQGVPVSSGGFGYGYGFGGLGCFGGRRGCYPC from the coding sequence ATGGCCTGCTACGACCTCTGCCGCCCCTGCGGACCCACCCCGCTGGCTAACAGCTGCAACGAGCCCTGTGTCACGCAGTGCCAGGACTCCCGCGTTGTCATCCAGCCTCCCGCCGTGCTGGTCACCCTGCcaggacccatcctcagctccttcccccagagcACCGCCGTCGGATCCTCCTCATCCGCTGCTGTGGGCAACGTCCTCAGCTCCCAGGGAGTGCCCGTCTCCTCCGGCGGCTTCGGCTACGGCTACGGCTTCGGAGGCCTGGGCTGCTTCGGCGGCAGAAGAGGCTGCTACCCCTGCTAA